GGCATCATCGTCGGATACGCCGCGCTCATCGACGAGGCCGCCTTGGGCTTCGGCGTGTCGGTCTTCGTGTCGGTCAAGCTGGACAAGCAGGTCGATGACGCCCTTGAGACCTTCGAAACGGCGATCCGGCAGTTCCGGGAGGTCGTTGATTGCTGGCTGATGACCGGCAATCGCGACTACCTGCTGAGAGTCGCTACCAGAGACCTGCACGAGTTCGAGCGGTTTCTCGTCGGCCGCCTGACGAAGGTACGCGGCGTCGCATCGATCGAGTCATCGATCCCGCTGCGCCGCGTGAAATCGGGGCTGGCCAGGACGGAATGAACTTCAGGATCCGGAGCCGGTAGACCGCACGTCTCGCCGTTCAGGAAAAAGTACCTCGTCCGTGCGCAGCCGGGCGATCTCCTGCGATAGCCGCGTTGTCATGGAAAGCAGATCATCGCGATACAACTCGATCGCGGCGTCGAACTTCAGTGCGCTGCTGAGCCAGATGATCGTGATGCATGCCACGACCGACCCATTCTGGAAAATGGGCGCAGAGATGCTCATCGTATCGGCGCGGAAGCCCTGCTTCCGAAAGCCGACGCCGAGGTCCCTGCACTGGGCGAGAACGGTATCCAGCGGACCGTCGCGGGTCATCAGGGGCATCTTTGTACCGTAGAGGACTTCCAGGCCGGAGGTTATGTTCCGGGACTCGAGATCGGACGCGAAGGCGAGGTAGGCACGTCCGCTCGCCGTGTCGATCAGGGGCAGTCGCGTGCCGACCATGCCCCGGTCGAGCGCATAGGGACTGAGGTAGTAGGTCGATTCCCGTATCTCCATGTGTTCGTTTTGAAGAACCATGAGGTCGACGGGCCACAGGATCCGCTTTCCGAACCGCACCATCTCCGGGATCACGATCTGACAGACCCAATCGGCCTCGCGGAATCCGGAACTGAGCGACTTGGCATGCAAGGCGACACGCCATTTGTTCGAGAGCCGATCCTGAACGATGAAATTGAGTTGCTCCATCGTTTCGAGCAAGCGGTAGACTGTCGGACGCGGAATGCCGGTCGACGCAGCGATCTCGGCGGCCTTGGCCCCATCTCGCGTGTTGACGGCTTGAAGAATCCGAAAGGCGCGTTCGACCGCGCGCACTTGCCCCGAGCTGGAAATCTTACCCTCCCTTGTCCACACAATGGACATCTGTCGACATAGAGCCCGACGGTTGGTCCGGCAAGCAGATTTGACCGTCATCCACCCGGTGCGAGAACGGTTGCCGCAGAGCCGGGCCGACCGACCGCGTTCGTAG
The nucleotide sequence above comes from Aquibium microcysteis. Encoded proteins:
- a CDS encoding helix-turn-helix domain-containing protein, giving the protein MSIVWTREGKISSSGQVRAVERAFRILQAVNTRDGAKAAEIAASTGIPRPTVYRLLETMEQLNFIVQDRLSNKWRVALHAKSLSSGFREADWVCQIVIPEMVRFGKRILWPVDLMVLQNEHMEIRESTYYLSPYALDRGMVGTRLPLIDTASGRAYLAFASDLESRNITSGLEVLYGTKMPLMTRDGPLDTVLAQCRDLGVGFRKQGFRADTMSISAPIFQNGSVVACITIIWLSSALKFDAAIELYRDDLLSMTTRLSQEIARLRTDEVLFPERRDVRSTGSGS
- a CDS encoding Lrp/AsnC family transcriptional regulator, with protein sequence MTNLDAIDRRIVQEMSRNGRVTTAQLSDAAGLSPTPVARRVRRLEDDGIIVGYAALIDEAALGFGVSVFVSVKLDKQVDDALETFETAIRQFREVVDCWLMTGNRDYLLRVATRDLHEFERFLVGRLTKVRGVASIESSIPLRRVKSGLARTE